A genomic region of Oryza glaberrima chromosome 1, OglaRS2, whole genome shotgun sequence contains the following coding sequences:
- the LOC127785291 gene encoding uncharacterized protein LOC127785291 isoform X2, producing the protein MERKNPLPQQESEPHVEGNKSPAPTSIVDDATNTTEDDSALRDLLYPQSLEAKGKEDIYSIFYKGQNGTAQAGTADGKSQWTPPKSRTVYTKDNKQSNQYDSVDTSCFGSSVNYGGRDYYGISGHKQSTESNDYKADKKDPSTDSHGDWWQGSFYY; encoded by the exons ATGGAACGCAAGAATCCGCTCCCTCAGCAAGAGTCTGAGCCTCACGTCGAAGGCAACAAGTCCCCTGCTCCCACCAGCATCGTCGACGACGCCACTAACACTACCGAGGACGACTCCGCGTTGAGGGACCTCCTCTACCCGCAATCTCTCGAG GCAAAAGGCAAAGAAGACATATACTCCATTTTCTACAAAGGGCAGAACGGGACTGCACAAGCTGGGACTGCAG ATGGTAAATCCCAGTGGACTCCTCCTAAAAGTCGCACCGTGTACACCAAGGATAACAAACAGTCAAATCAGTATGATTCGGTTGATACGTCCTGTTTTGGTTCTTCTGTGAACTATGGTGGTCGAGACTATTATGGAATCTCTGGACACAAGCAATCCACAGAATCCAATGAT TATAAGGCGGACAAAAAGGACCCTTCCACAGATTCTCATGGTGACTGGTGGCAAG GTTCGTTTTACTACTAA
- the LOC127785291 gene encoding uncharacterized protein LOC127785291 isoform X1 translates to MEPKRSPAPPQPNVETKKSPPRAAAGGGGGGTAAVGGESPLSSLFHQPSHGAKGKEDIYSIFYKGQNGTAQAGTADGKSQWTPPKSRTVYTKDNKQSNQYDSVDTSCFGSSVNYGGRDYYGISGHKQSTESNDYKADKKDPSTDSHGDWWQGSFYY, encoded by the exons ATGGAGCCCAAGAGGtcccctgcgccgccgcagcccaaCGTGGAGACCAAGAAGTCCCCTccccgcgctgccgccggaggaggcggcggcggcacagctGCCGTCGGTGGCGAGTCGCCGTTGAGCAGCCTGTTCCACCAGCCGTCGCATGGG GCAAAAGGCAAAGAAGACATATACTCCATTTTCTACAAAGGGCAGAACGGGACTGCACAAGCTGGGACTGCAG ATGGTAAATCCCAGTGGACTCCTCCTAAAAGTCGCACCGTGTACACCAAGGATAACAAACAGTCAAATCAGTATGATTCGGTTGATACGTCCTGTTTTGGTTCTTCTGTGAACTATGGTGGTCGAGACTATTATGGAATCTCTGGACACAAGCAATCCACAGAATCCAATGAT TATAAGGCGGACAAAAAGGACCCTTCCACAGATTCTCATGGTGACTGGTGGCAAG GTTCGTTTTACTACTAA